From the genome of Abyssicoccus albus, one region includes:
- the rpoZ gene encoding DNA-directed RNA polymerase subunit omega, with the protein MLYPAIHDLKKHVDSSYMIVTQAARRARELQEHPDSAFNESYHSYKPVGKALEELSQRKLNISK; encoded by the coding sequence ATGTTATATCCAGCAATTCATGATTTAAAAAAACACGTAGATTCTAGTTATATGATAGTGACACAAGCGGCTCGTCGTGCACGTGAATTACAAGAGCACCCTGATTCAGCATTTAATGAATCATATCATTCATATAAGCCTGTAGGGAAAGCATTAGAAGAACTCTCTCAAAGGAAGTTAAACATTAGTAAATAA
- the gmk gene encoding guanylate kinase — MINPQGLMIVLSGPSGVGKGTVRKAIFDHPDTEFEYSISMTTRNMREGEVDGVDYFFKSKKEFEQLIADDKFIEYAQYVDNYYGTPVDYCIETINDGRDIFLEIEVEGAKQVREKFPNALFIFLAPPTLGHLEDRLIGRGTESDDIIKNRIETAKKELEMMSLYDYVVINDEVDAARQTIQSIVTAEHHNRKRIEQQLRKHLLEVD; from the coding sequence ATGATCAATCCACAGGGATTAATGATAGTATTAAGTGGTCCATCAGGTGTTGGTAAAGGTACAGTACGTAAAGCAATTTTTGATCACCCTGACACTGAATTTGAATACTCAATATCGATGACAACTCGTAATATGCGAGAAGGAGAAGTTGACGGTGTTGATTATTTCTTTAAATCAAAAAAAGAATTCGAACAATTGATTGCAGACGATAAGTTCATTGAATATGCACAATATGTAGATAATTATTATGGAACACCTGTCGATTATTGTATTGAAACAATTAATGACGGACGTGATATATTTTTAGAGATAGAAGTTGAAGGTGCTAAACAAGTTCGCGAGAAGTTTCCTAATGCCTTGTTTATTTTCTTGGCCCCACCAACACTTGGCCATTTAGAAGATAGATTAATTGGACGAGGGACTGAAAGTGATGATATAATTAAGAACCGAATAGAAACCGCGAAAAAAGAACTCGAAATGATGAGTTTGTATGATTATGTAGTGATTAATGACGAGGTTGATGCTGCACGACAAACAATCCAATCAATTGTAACTGCTGAACATCATAACCGTAAGCGCATTGAACAACAACTGAGAAAGCATTTATTGGAGGTCGATTAA